Genomic window (Bacillus pumilus):
GCAAGTGTTTATCAACCTCAATCACATTGTGAAGAGGTCGTTTGTGTTGATACAATGGTGGAGCATGTCCATTTTCGCTTTGATTTTTCCTCACCTTTTGAGATTGGCTTTAAAGCACTGGCGGTTAATGTCAGTGATATTGCCGCAATGGGAGGAACCCCAAAATATTATCTTGTGTCGATTGCCATCCCGCCTCATGGCGATGAGACCATCGTCACAGCTCTTTACGAGGGAATGAAAGCGTTGGCTGACACCTATCATATGGATTTAATTGGTGGGGATACGGTCGCTACTCGCAGTGATTTTGTCATTACAGTGACCGTCATTGGTGAGGTTCCAGAGGGAACAGCTTGTTATCGTCATAGTGCTCAGTCAGGAGACGTCGTCTTTGTCACAGGTGAGCTTGGTTCATCAGCAGCGGGCTTATCACTCTTAATGAACGAAGTAGCTCCTACCAAAGCGGTCGACGCTGCTTTTTTTCTAGAACGTCATAAAAAGCCTCAGCCTCACATTGCTGCCGGACACATTTGTTCAAGTTTCCCGCGGGTCACCTTGAATGATGTGAGTGATGGATTGGCGAGTGAGCTGAATGAAATAGCCGAAGCGAGTCAAGTGACAATAGAGATAGAAGCGAACAAGCTCCCAATACATCCAGATTTACCCATGCTGCGAAAAGACTGGCTGGAATGGGTGTTATTTGGTGGTGAAGACTTTGTTTTAACTGGTACGATCCCAGAGGCTAATTGGGGAAGGTTTGAAAAGAAGTGTAGACAAGAAAACATTCAAATCACCCGTATTGGACAAGTCAAAGGTAATCAAGCAGCAAGCGTTCTATTAACACACAATAATCAACAAACAGTGTTAATGAAAAAAGGGTATAATCATTTTAAGAAATGAGGTGACATCAGCTGTGAAATTAACATGGACGACAAAAGGTGCGGATGAGACGAAACGAATTGCCGCTGCTTTGGCCAAACTTGTGATGCCAGGCGATGTTTTGACATTAGAAGGGGATTTAGGCGCAGGCAAAACGACTTTTTCAAAAGGTTTTGCAGAAGGCTTAGGTATTACCCGTATCGTCAACAGCCCTACCTTTACCATTATTAAAGAATATACCGATGGCAGACTGCCACTTTTTCATATGGACGTGTACCGGATGGAAGATGCCGAAGAAGATATCGGACTCGAAGAATATTTTGAGGGCGAAGGTGTATGCTTGGTTGAATGGGCGCATCTTATTGGACCGCAATTGCCTTCTTCCTATTTAAAAATAGAAATGCTGAGAACAGAACGTGAAGAAGAACGTCATCTCACGTTGACTGCAAAAGGGGAGCGCTATGAGGCCCTTTGTAAGGAGATGAAAGAATTTGACCATACTGGCAATTGATACGTCAAATCATACACTAGGGATTGCCCTTGTCAAAGATTCCACAGTGATTGGTGAGAGTATCACGTATTTAAAAAAGAACCATTCTCTCCGAGCGATGCCGACTGTTGAGGCATTGATGAAAGAATGTGGTGTAGTGCCAAGCGAATTAAGCAAAATCGTTGTAGCGAAGGGGCCAGGTTCTTACACTGGCGTCCGAATCGGGGTGACCATTGCAAAAACACTCGCATGGACGCTGTCTATCCCGATATCGGCTGTTTCAAGTTTAGAAACATTGGCGGCAAATGGTCAATACTTTGATGGATGGATTTCGCCCCTATTTGATGCGAGAAGAGGGCAAGTTTATACTGGGCTGTACACGTTTGAAGAAGGAAAGATCAACGAAATCAAACGAGATCAAAATATCTTGCTCACGGATTGGCTTGATGAGCTGAAGCAAACAGGAAAACCTGTCCTATTTCTTGGACAAGATGTGCATCTTCATGCAGAGAACATTCGCTCCATTTTAGGAGAAACTGCTGTAATAGCAGAGGGGGCTTTTCATAACCCTAGACCTTCAATGCTTGCGTTATTAGGGGCAGATCGTCCTGCGGAAGATGTTCATCAGCTTGTTCCTAACTATATTCGTTTAGCAGAAGCGGAAGTGAAATGGCTTGAAGGACAAAAATAATCTCAACACAGCAGAGATTCGAGAAATGACGGTAGCGGACATTCCAGAGGTGTATACGATTGAAGTGCATTCCTTTACTGCACCTTGGAAAAAAGAATCCTTTGTCTATGAGATTCTTCATAACCAATACAGCCATTATTTCCTCATTGAAGAAGATCATCAGCCTGTTGGGTATTGCGGGGTCTGGATTGTCATGGAGGATGCACAAATTACGAACATTGCAATTCTCCCAGAGCATAGAGGAAAGGGCTACGGAGAAGCATTGCTTCGGTATGTGATGGAGTTTTGCAAAGAAAAAAAGACAGATCATCTTTCTTTAGAGGTGCGTGTATCGAATACACCAGCCCAGTCCCTATATGAAAAGCTTGGTTTCAGACCAGCTTCTATTCGAAAGAACTATTATACGGATAATGGAGAAGATGCATTGGTCATGTGGGTGAATATAAATGAGTAAACAAACAGATCGATTCATATTAGGTATAGAAACAAGCTGTGATGAAACAGCTGCATCTATTGTGAAAAATGGGAAAGAAATTGTAGCGAATGTTGTGGCCTCGCAAATAGAAAGTCATAAACGATTTGGCGGTGTTGTCCCGGAAATCGCTTCGAGGCATCATGTGGAGCAAGTCACCATCGTGTTAGAGGAAGTGATGGCACAGGCCAATATGAACTTTCAGGATTTGGATGCCATTGCTGTCACAGAAGGACCGGGCTTAGTTGGTGCTCTTTTGATCGGTGTCAATGCAGCCAAAGCCCTGAGCTTTGCTCATCAAATTCCGCTCGTTGGTGTTCATCATATTGCAGGTCATATTTATGCAAACCAGCTTGTAGATGAGTTGCAGTTTCCGTGTTTAGCTCTTGTTGTCTCTGGCGGGCATACTGAGCTTGTGCTAATGAAGGAGCACGGGTCTTTTGAAGTCATCGGAGAAACATTAGATGATGCGGCGGGGGAAGCCTACGATAAAGTGGCTCGGACGATGGGGCTTCCGTATCCAGGGGGACCTCATATTGACCGGCTAGCACATGAAGGTGAGGCAACGATTAAGCTTCCTCGTGCATGGCTTGAAGAAGGTTCTTATCACTTTAGCTTCAGTGGATTAAAATCAGCTGTGATAAACACATTACACAACGCATCTCAAAAGGGAGAAACAATTGCTCCAGAGAATTTGGCGGCAAGTTTTCAAGAAAGCGTCATTGAAGTGCTTGTTGGGAAAACATTAAAAGCAGCTGAGGCCTATGGTGTCAAGCAGGTGGTCCTAGCTGGTGGGGTCGCTGCCAATAAAGGGCTGAGAGAAGCTTTGACGGAAGCATTCACGAAGCTCCCTGAAGTGAAGGTCATCATTCCGCCGCTATCACTTTGCACAGACAATGCAGCCATGATTGCTGCTGCTGGAACGATTGCGTTTGAAAAGGGAATAAGAGGCGATATGGCGATGAATGGCCAGCCAGGCTTACCACTTGTCTCATATGAATGAAAAATCCTGTGGATACACAGGTTTTTTTCTTTTTCAATGAAAGCGATTTATTCACATGATAACGTTATATATCCACAATTGTTTGAAAATTTTGTTTTAAAATGAAGTGGATGTGTATAATTTATTTCTTTTTTGTGGATATGTGATTAAATATCTGTGGATAAAGTGGATAAGTCCGATTTTCAAAAGAATGATAAAGAAATGATTGTGAGTATTATTGTGGATAAAAAATTCTTCAATGAAAGGAAAAGAGCACCCGTTAAGGCACTCTTTAAGATTCGGATAGCTCTTCCCACTCTGCGAAAAGGGATTCAAGCTCTTGATTGAACGTATCATTTTCTGATTGAATCGCTTGGACCTTCTCGTGATCTTGGAAAATAGCAGGGTCACATAGAAGCTGTTCATTTTCACTAAGTTTCTCTTCAATGACAGCAATCCGCTCTTCAATTTCTTCAATTCTGCGTTGCTTTTGTCTCTCTTTCTTTTTCAGTTCTTTTTCTTCTGCATAAGAAAGTTTTGCCGTTTCTACTGGTTTTGATGCTTGTTTTTTAAGCTGTTCATTTTCTTGAAGTGCCTCAAGCTCTAATTGTTCATTTTTCTTTTCAAGATAGTAGTCATAATCACCAAGGTACTCTTTTGTTTCCGTAGGCGACAGCTCGAATACTTTCGTTGCTAGTCGGTTAATAAAATAACGATCATGCGAGACAAATAAGATGGTTCCTGGATAATCAATCAGCGCATTCTCTAAAATTTCCTTACTATCTAAGTCTAGATGGTTCGTAGGCTCATCAAGAATAAGGAAATTGGCTTTTTGGAGCATCAGCTTTGCCAAGGCAAGGCGAGCTTTTTCACCACCGCTTAATGCATGAACAGGCTTTAATACATCATCACCGGAAAAGAGGAAGTTCCCTAAGCATGTCCGAATTTCTTTTTCATTCATATGAGGGTAGTCATCCCAAAGCTCATTGAGCACTTTTTTGGAGGATGTCAGTTTGGCTTGTTCTTGGTCATAGTAGCCGATCGTGACATGAGATCCAAAAGTGATGTCTCCTTTTACAGGTGTTAATGTATTCGTTAACGTTTTTAAAAGGGTAGATTTCCCGATCCCGTTAGGACCAATGAGTGCCACGCTATCTTCGCGTTTGATATGAAAAGAAAGGGAGGATAGAAGCGGCGTCTTTTCATCATAACTAATATCGAGATCCTGTACCTTCAGCACATCATTGCCGCTTTGTCTCGTAATATCAAAATGAAAGTTTGCAGACTTTTCATCACCTAATGGCTTATCTAATCGATCCATCCGTTCAAGCTGTTTGCGTCTGCTTTGAGCGCGCTTTGTAGTCGAGGCTCTTGCCAGGTTGCGATCTACGAAATCCTGGAGCTTCGAGATTTCTTCTTGCTGCTTTTCGTAGAGCTTCATATCACGCTCTAGCTGCTCTGCTTTCAGCTCAAGATACTTACTATAGTTCCCTGCAAACTTTTTCATCGCTGTTCTAGAGACTTCATACACATGGTTCACCACTTTGTCTAAGAAATAGCGGTCATGGGATACGATGAGAATAGCACCTGTATAATTTTGCAAATACTGCTCTAGCCATGATAAGGTATCAATATCTAAATGGTTGGTCGGCTCGTCCAAAATTAAGAGTTCTGGTTTCATTAATAAGAGCTTCCCAAGCGCAAGACGGGTTTTCTGACCACCACTTAAGGATTGAACAGTTGTTTCATCTTCAAAGTGACTGAAACCGAGCCCATGAAGAATAGAGCGGACATCTGCTTCATATTGATAGCCGCCTTGATCTTTAAATTCCTGTTGCAGCCTGTCATAGGTTTTCATGAGGGAATCCAGCTCAGAACCTGTAGAGGAAGCCATCTTTTCTTCAATGGTTCTCATCTCTTCTTCCATCCCTTTTAGATGATCAAAAACCGTTAATAATTCGTCTTTTAATGTACGTGTAGACGTCACATCGGTATGCTGAGCTAAATAGCCAATCGATAGGTCTTTCGGTTTGATGATCTCACCTTGCTCGTAAGACATTTGACCGGCAATGATTTTCAAAAGGGTGGATTTGCCTGCGCCGTTACGACCTACAATGGCAATCCGATCCCTTGCTTTGACTTCCAATTTTATATTCGTTAAAACGGTATCAGCACCAAATGACTTGGACAGCTGATTCACTTGTAGAATCATCATGTAACTTCACCTCTGCTATAATATGTTAAGTGTAGCTTATCAGCAGTAAACCAGCAAATGTTACATACAATCGCCATATTCAAATGAAAGACAGATAGGAAAAAATAGTGTATCATTTGAGTGAGGGAGCGTTGAGAGATGAGTCAATTTAGCCACTTTAACGAACAGGGAAGAGCAAAGATGGTCGACATTAGTGACAAATCGTCCACAGTGAGAACCGCCATTGCTGCTTCAAGTGTTCGTATGATAAAAGAAGTGTTTCATAAAATAGAGCAACGTGAAATTGGAAAAGGGGATGTGCTGTCTGTCGCACAGGTTGCTGGCATTATGGCAGCAAAGCAAACATCTACCATCATCCCAATGTGTCATCCGCTTGCACTAAAAGGCGTGGATATCTCCTTTGATTGGGAGGAAGACGGAAATGCGCACATTCTGAACATACAAGTACAGGTAAAAACAAAAGGAAGTACGGGTGTGGAGATGGAAGCGCTCACTTCTGCTTCAGTATGTGCACTGACCGTTTACGACATGTGTAAAGCGATTGATAAAGGCATGATCATCGGTCCTACCTATCTAATCGAAAAGACAGGTGGGAAAAACGGTGATTTTCACAGAGCATCTGATATTTAAGTTGGAGGACCTTATATGAATATAGATCAGTCAAAAATTCCACAAGCGACAGCCAAACGTTTGCCGCTATACTACCGTTTTTTAAAAAATCTGCATGCATCAGGAAAACAAAGGGTGTCATCGGCAGAGCTTAGTGATGCAGTCAAAGTGGATTCTGCCACCATTCGCCGAGATTTTTCGTACTTTGGTGCTCTTGGGAAAAAAGGGTATGGCTATAATGTCGATTACCTCTTGACCTTCTTTAGAAAAACACTAGACCAAGATGAAATGACGAATGTCATGCTTATCGGTGTCGGGAATTTAGGGACTGCTTTTTTACACTATAA
Coding sequences:
- the thiL gene encoding thiamine-phosphate kinase — translated: MDEFDLIHRITPKETHQRSLIMGIGDDASVYQPQSHCEEVVCVDTMVEHVHFRFDFSSPFEIGFKALAVNVSDIAAMGGTPKYYLVSIAIPPHGDETIVTALYEGMKALADTYHMDLIGGDTVATRSDFVITVTVIGEVPEGTACYRHSAQSGDVVFVTGELGSSAAGLSLLMNEVAPTKAVDAAFFLERHKKPQPHIAAGHICSSFPRVTLNDVSDGLASELNEIAEASQVTIEIEANKLPIHPDLPMLRKDWLEWVLFGGEDFVLTGTIPEANWGRFEKKCRQENIQITRIGQVKGNQAASVLLTHNNQQTVLMKKGYNHFKK
- the tsaE gene encoding tRNA (adenosine(37)-N6)-threonylcarbamoyltransferase complex ATPase subunit type 1 TsaE, encoding MKLTWTTKGADETKRIAAALAKLVMPGDVLTLEGDLGAGKTTFSKGFAEGLGITRIVNSPTFTIIKEYTDGRLPLFHMDVYRMEDAEEDIGLEEYFEGEGVCLVEWAHLIGPQLPSSYLKIEMLRTEREEERHLTLTAKGERYEALCKEMKEFDHTGN
- the tsaB gene encoding tRNA (adenosine(37)-N6)-threonylcarbamoyltransferase complex dimerization subunit type 1 TsaB, with protein sequence MTILAIDTSNHTLGIALVKDSTVIGESITYLKKNHSLRAMPTVEALMKECGVVPSELSKIVVAKGPGSYTGVRIGVTIAKTLAWTLSIPISAVSSLETLAANGQYFDGWISPLFDARRGQVYTGLYTFEEGKINEIKRDQNILLTDWLDELKQTGKPVLFLGQDVHLHAENIRSILGETAVIAEGAFHNPRPSMLALLGADRPAEDVHQLVPNYIRLAEAEVKWLEGQK
- the rimI gene encoding ribosomal protein S18-alanine N-acetyltransferase, coding for MTVADIPEVYTIEVHSFTAPWKKESFVYEILHNQYSHYFLIEEDHQPVGYCGVWIVMEDAQITNIAILPEHRGKGYGEALLRYVMEFCKEKKTDHLSLEVRVSNTPAQSLYEKLGFRPASIRKNYYTDNGEDALVMWVNINE
- the tsaD gene encoding tRNA (adenosine(37)-N6)-threonylcarbamoyltransferase complex transferase subunit TsaD, translating into MSKQTDRFILGIETSCDETAASIVKNGKEIVANVVASQIESHKRFGGVVPEIASRHHVEQVTIVLEEVMAQANMNFQDLDAIAVTEGPGLVGALLIGVNAAKALSFAHQIPLVGVHHIAGHIYANQLVDELQFPCLALVVSGGHTELVLMKEHGSFEVIGETLDDAAGEAYDKVARTMGLPYPGGPHIDRLAHEGEATIKLPRAWLEEGSYHFSFSGLKSAVINTLHNASQKGETIAPENLAASFQESVIEVLVGKTLKAAEAYGVKQVVLAGGVAANKGLREALTEAFTKLPEVKVIIPPLSLCTDNAAMIAAAGTIAFEKGIRGDMAMNGQPGLPLVSYE
- the abc-f gene encoding ribosomal protection-like ABC-F family protein translates to MMILQVNQLSKSFGADTVLTNIKLEVKARDRIAIVGRNGAGKSTLLKIIAGQMSYEQGEIIKPKDLSIGYLAQHTDVTSTRTLKDELLTVFDHLKGMEEEMRTIEEKMASSTGSELDSLMKTYDRLQQEFKDQGGYQYEADVRSILHGLGFSHFEDETTVQSLSGGQKTRLALGKLLLMKPELLILDEPTNHLDIDTLSWLEQYLQNYTGAILIVSHDRYFLDKVVNHVYEVSRTAMKKFAGNYSKYLELKAEQLERDMKLYEKQQEEISKLQDFVDRNLARASTTKRAQSRRKQLERMDRLDKPLGDEKSANFHFDITRQSGNDVLKVQDLDISYDEKTPLLSSLSFHIKREDSVALIGPNGIGKSTLLKTLTNTLTPVKGDITFGSHVTIGYYDQEQAKLTSSKKVLNELWDDYPHMNEKEIRTCLGNFLFSGDDVLKPVHALSGGEKARLALAKLMLQKANFLILDEPTNHLDLDSKEILENALIDYPGTILFVSHDRYFINRLATKVFELSPTETKEYLGDYDYYLEKKNEQLELEALQENEQLKKQASKPVETAKLSYAEEKELKKKERQKQRRIEEIEERIAVIEEKLSENEQLLCDPAIFQDHEKVQAIQSENDTFNQELESLFAEWEELSES
- the moaC gene encoding cyclic pyranopterin monophosphate synthase MoaC; the protein is MSQFSHFNEQGRAKMVDISDKSSTVRTAIAASSVRMIKEVFHKIEQREIGKGDVLSVAQVAGIMAAKQTSTIIPMCHPLALKGVDISFDWEEDGNAHILNIQVQVKTKGSTGVEMEALTSASVCALTVYDMCKAIDKGMIIGPTYLIEKTGGKNGDFHRASDI